Below is a genomic region from Roseovarius arcticus.
GTCGATGGTGTGGATTTGGAACATGTGGTGACTGGCACGATCAAGGGTTGAGGCAGCGATGACACTCGCCCGAGAGGATGTGCTGGCCGCGCTGAAAGCATTGACCGATCCGGTTAGCGGCGCGTCGCTGGTTGATGCCGGTTTGGTCAAGGCACTGACTGTCCAGGACGGCGCCGTGCGTTTTGTGCTGGAGGTCAGCGGCAACCATGCGGTGGCCTATGGCAAGGTGAAGGACGAGGTCGAGGCCAAACTCAAGGCCCTCCCCGGCGTCGAAAAGCTGTCCGTCGTGATGACAGCCCACAGCGCCCCTGCAGCCCCACCCGATCTAAAGGTGAGCCGCCCGGCAGAACCGTCTGGACCGCAGAAAATCCCCGGCGTGGACCGGATAATTGCGGTGGCGTCAGGCAAAGGCGGCGTAGGTAAGTCCACGGTCGCCGCAAACCTGGCCTGCGCGCTGGCGGCCGAGGGGCGCCGCGTTGGCCTGCTTGATGCCGATGTCTACGGCCCGTCGCAGCCTCGCATGCTGGGTGTGTCCGGCAGGCCGTCTTCGCCCGATGGCAAGACAATCCTACCAATGCGCAACTTCGGTGTGACGATGATGTCCATGGGCCTGATGACAAATGATGATCAGGCTGTCGTCTGGCGCGGACCCATGCTGATGGGTGCCTTGCAACAGATGCTAACACAGGTGCAGTGGGGCGCGTTGGACGTGCTAATCGTCGATCTGCCGCCCGGCACTGGCGACGTCCAAATGACGCTGGCACAAAAGGCGCAGCTGAACGGCGCGATCATCGTTTCGACACCGCAGGATGTAGCCTTGCTTGATGCCCGCAAAGGTATCGACATGTTCAATCAGTTGGGCACGCCGATCCTTGGAATGATCGAAAATATGTCCACGCATATCTGTTCGCAGTGTGGGCATGAGGAACACACCTTCGGCCATGGCGGCGTCGCGGATGAGGCGGCCAAGCTGGGCGTGCCACTGCTGGCGGAAATACCGCTGCATCTGGATATCCGGCTAGCGGCAGACGGCGGTGCGCCAATCGTAGTGTCCAAGCCCGACTCTGCGCAAGCGGCGGGATTTCGCGCTGTGGCGCAGCAGCTGATTGCACTTGGCCACGCATGACCCCGCCGGTGTTCCCTCCGCTGTTCTTTGGGCTTAATGCGGATGGCGCAGATCCGTTCGTTCTGGCCTGCGCCAAGGCAGCAGGGGTGTGCGACGCAGGTTTGGTTGTCTATGATCTGGGCGCTGACCGACTGCGCGCTGCCATGGTGTTTGCGCCCGATGTGCCACTGCGGGATGCCGCCTGCATGCTCCCCCTCTGCGGGGTTGGCTTCCAAAACGCGCTCGGCGCGCTTGCGCCGCCGGAGGTGGCTGTGCATCTGGGCTGGAGCGGGGAAATCTATATCAACGGCGGACGATGCGGCGCCATGCAACTAGCTGCCGCCGCCACAGACGCCGACACTATTCCCGGCTGGCTGGTTGTCGGCCTCTCGCTGGACCTTTGGCCACCCTCGCACGACACTGGCCTGACGCCCAATGAGACAGCCCTTTATGCTGAGGGATGCCGAGAAGTAGAGCCGATCACACTGATTGAGGCTTGGGTCCGCCACACTCTGGTCGAAATCAACGCCTGGATTGATGACGGGGCGGCACGGCTGCACCGCAACTGGCTGGCTGTGGCGCGGGGACTGAATAGCGACATGACGATTGGCGGATATGACGGGACTTTCATCGGAATTGATGAGACCCTTGGCCTGCTGATGAAAACCAACGATGGTGTGCGCCTGATCCCCCTCACCGCACTTCTGACGGAGCTTGCATGAAACTTGCGCGCGCAATTCATTTCGACGAAAGCGACACCCGGGTTTTCCACAACCCTGCCAGAACCGGCGAATGGTGCATCTCGGGCGGATTTGAGTTTTCCAACTGGTCCGAGGCCGATCTGACCGGCAAGGCCCGGCAGGCGTTTGCCAACGGCTGGATGGGTTGCGAAACCTTTGGCCGCGTCAGCTTTGTCGCCGTAACCCAGATCGAGCCCACTGAACGGGACACATTAGCAGACATCCTGGCGCAGCATTTCGTCGATATTTACGGAGCGCCCTCACTGACCCTGGCGCGCAACGTCGCACTAGAAGAACTGTCGCAGATGGCGGATCTGTGCAACGATCATGATCCCAACACCCTGATGACCGTCGCGCGCGATCTGACCGAAGCTGGCGTTAGAGAAACCTATCGCATGATCGAAGCGCAGGCCGCTGAGCTTGACCAGTTCGCGATCCACGGGTCACTGGATGATCCGCAGCATTAGCTCTTTTGCTTCGGGCGGGCATTGGCCAAAAGCGCCCCCAAAAACGAAGCCCGCCCAAACCGCACATTGCGACGTAAGTTAACTATCGTTCCGCAGCGAAGTGCCAGCGTCGGCGACTTAGCACTGAGGGAAAAGTATAGTCCCCAAACACCTCACCGCATTTTGATGAGCGGATCGGCGGCCGCGTGATAGGATACTGCTAAACGGTGCTTGATCGTCGCGTGGTTTGGCAGGTCGGCACTTACTC
It encodes:
- a CDS encoding Mrp/NBP35 family ATP-binding protein; this encodes MTLAREDVLAALKALTDPVSGASLVDAGLVKALTVQDGAVRFVLEVSGNHAVAYGKVKDEVEAKLKALPGVEKLSVVMTAHSAPAAPPDLKVSRPAEPSGPQKIPGVDRIIAVASGKGGVGKSTVAANLACALAAEGRRVGLLDADVYGPSQPRMLGVSGRPSSPDGKTILPMRNFGVTMMSMGLMTNDDQAVVWRGPMLMGALQQMLTQVQWGALDVLIVDLPPGTGDVQMTLAQKAQLNGAIIVSTPQDVALLDARKGIDMFNQLGTPILGMIENMSTHICSQCGHEEHTFGHGGVADEAAKLGVPLLAEIPLHLDIRLAADGGAPIVVSKPDSAQAAGFRAVAQQLIALGHA
- a CDS encoding biotin/lipoate--protein ligase family protein, whose protein sequence is MTPPVFPPLFFGLNADGADPFVLACAKAAGVCDAGLVVYDLGADRLRAAMVFAPDVPLRDAACMLPLCGVGFQNALGALAPPEVAVHLGWSGEIYINGGRCGAMQLAAAATDADTIPGWLVVGLSLDLWPPSHDTGLTPNETALYAEGCREVEPITLIEAWVRHTLVEINAWIDDGAARLHRNWLAVARGLNSDMTIGGYDGTFIGIDETLGLLMKTNDGVRLIPLTALLTELA
- a CDS encoding DUF6505 family protein, whose protein sequence is MKLARAIHFDESDTRVFHNPARTGEWCISGGFEFSNWSEADLTGKARQAFANGWMGCETFGRVSFVAVTQIEPTERDTLADILAQHFVDIYGAPSLTLARNVALEELSQMADLCNDHDPNTLMTVARDLTEAGVRETYRMIEAQAAELDQFAIHGSLDDPQH